A single window of Methanothermobacter marburgensis str. Marburg DNA harbors:
- a CDS encoding zinc metalloprotease HtpX: MRKLSTWKLKLRMFLATALLFGIIYAILIAIGALMGFGGPLFYALLGFGIVFLQYLLSPKIVELTMNVHYVSEAEAPRLHAMVDELARNAGIPKPRVGIAEIAVPNAFAFGRTKSDGRVCVTRGILNLLDEEELRAVLGHEISHIRHSDMIVMTLVSAVPLICYYIFWSTIYSRDDDATLIGIAALIAYFLGQLIVLFISRTREYYADQGSVEIGGQPHKLASALYKLVYGSAAFDRDDLKQVEGVKAFFLNDVSDARNEINDLSQLDIDMDGTISMAELQRVKYSGVKVGVGARILELLSTHPNMLRRIERLSEFT; this comes from the coding sequence ATGAGAAAACTCAGCACATGGAAACTGAAGCTAAGGATGTTCCTGGCAACAGCACTTTTATTTGGTATAATCTACGCCATACTCATAGCAATAGGGGCCCTCATGGGATTCGGCGGTCCACTGTTCTATGCCCTGCTTGGTTTTGGCATAGTGTTCCTTCAGTACCTCCTCTCCCCCAAGATAGTGGAACTCACAATGAACGTCCACTACGTCAGTGAGGCAGAGGCCCCCAGGCTTCACGCCATGGTGGATGAACTTGCAAGGAATGCAGGAATACCCAAACCCCGGGTTGGAATTGCAGAGATTGCAGTGCCCAACGCCTTTGCCTTTGGGAGAACAAAATCAGACGGCAGGGTATGTGTAACAAGGGGCATACTGAACCTCCTTGATGAGGAGGAACTCCGGGCCGTCCTTGGACACGAGATATCCCACATAAGGCACAGTGACATGATAGTCATGACCCTTGTGAGCGCGGTTCCACTTATCTGCTACTACATATTCTGGAGCACCATATACAGCAGGGACGACGATGCAACCCTGATTGGAATCGCGGCACTCATAGCCTACTTCCTTGGCCAGCTGATAGTACTCTTCATATCAAGGACAAGGGAGTACTATGCGGACCAGGGCAGCGTGGAGATCGGTGGCCAGCCACACAAACTTGCAAGTGCACTCTACAAACTGGTTTATGGCTCCGCTGCATTTGACAGGGATGATCTGAAGCAGGTTGAGGGTGTTAAGGCATTCTTCCTCAACGATGTATCCGACGCCAGAAATGAGATAAATGATCTCAGCCAGCTTGACATTGACATGGACGGCACCATAAGCATGGCCGAGCTTCAGAGAGTGAAGTACAGTGGAGTAAAGGTTGGTGTGGGCGCAAGGATACTTGAACTTCTCTCAACACACCCAAACATGCTCAGAAGGATTGAGAGGCTCTCTGAGTTCACCTGA
- a CDS encoding CmcI family methyltransferase: MLREWSGEAMIRLVYDINIYRDVLREVLRPGDTVVELGCHIGNSTRIISDLVQEGRVVAVDNSPEAVDVMEALSRERDNVEFISGDVRLHETLEEVCSMIESCDVLSVDLGGGYHPDTTFKVYFIWSSTLKPGASIIRNRGLLDFVCSSITEESFTSGYGWLESSGDAGIPPRLREFKLWSSKIYKEGAHDRQKD; encoded by the coding sequence GTGTTAAGGGAATGGTCAGGTGAAGCCATGATAAGACTGGTATATGATATAAACATCTACCGGGACGTCCTCAGGGAGGTCCTGAGGCCCGGGGATACCGTTGTTGAACTGGGGTGTCACATAGGAAACTCAACACGCATAATATCTGACCTTGTGCAGGAGGGCAGGGTGGTGGCGGTTGATAACAGCCCAGAGGCGGTTGATGTTATGGAGGCCCTGAGCAGGGAGAGGGATAATGTTGAATTCATATCTGGGGATGTTCGCCTCCATGAAACCCTTGAAGAGGTCTGCAGTATGATTGAATCCTGTGATGTGCTCAGCGTTGACCTTGGAGGGGGTTATCATCCAGATACAACCTTCAAGGTGTACTTCATATGGTCATCCACACTCAAACCAGGGGCCTCAATCATAAGGAACCGGGGCCTCCTGGACTTTGTATGCTCATCCATCACCGAAGAGTCATTCACCTCAGGGTATGGATGGCTTGAGTCAAGTGGGGACGCTGGAATCCCACCAAGGCTCAGGGAATTTAAACTCTGGTCCAGTAAAATCTACAAGGAGGGTGCCCATGATAGGCAAAAGGATTAG
- the sucD gene encoding succinate--CoA ligase subunit alpha → MILLDEDTRCLVQGITGKQGSFHTEQMLEYGTRIVAGVTPGKGGQEFLGLGVYNSVEEVREEMDVNASIIFVPAPFAKDAAFESIRHLDLVVIITEHIPVHDSMQIMEYAERMGKTVIGPNTPGIITPGVGKLGIMPTNIFTEGNIGIVSRSGTLTYEFAAQLTEAGFGQSTCVGIGGDPVTGLGFVDVLERFEEDPQTDAVVLIGEIGGDAEERAAEYIGDHMSKPVFAFISGSTAPPGKRMGHAGAIIEGGAGTAQSKREALEAAGAVVVDRPSAIVRELRRMEGAL, encoded by the coding sequence ATGATACTGCTTGATGAGGATACCAGATGCCTGGTTCAGGGCATAACAGGTAAACAGGGATCATTTCATACAGAACAGATGCTTGAATACGGAACAAGGATAGTGGCCGGCGTGACACCTGGTAAGGGCGGCCAGGAGTTCCTTGGCCTCGGCGTCTACAACTCGGTTGAGGAGGTCAGGGAGGAGATGGATGTCAATGCATCCATAATCTTCGTACCGGCCCCCTTTGCCAAGGACGCGGCCTTTGAGTCCATAAGGCACCTTGACCTTGTGGTTATAATAACAGAGCACATACCGGTCCATGACTCAATGCAGATAATGGAATACGCTGAAAGGATGGGTAAGACAGTTATAGGGCCCAACACACCTGGTATAATAACCCCCGGTGTTGGTAAACTGGGTATAATGCCCACAAACATTTTCACCGAGGGCAACATAGGGATAGTCTCAAGGAGCGGGACACTGACCTATGAATTCGCTGCCCAGCTCACAGAGGCGGGCTTCGGCCAGAGCACATGTGTGGGGATAGGGGGCGACCCTGTCACTGGCCTGGGATTTGTGGATGTCCTTGAGAGGTTTGAGGAAGACCCCCAGACCGACGCAGTTGTCCTCATAGGTGAAATAGGGGGAGACGCAGAGGAGAGGGCCGCAGAGTACATAGGTGACCACATGTCAAAGCCGGTCTTTGCCTTCATCTCAGGCTCAACTGCACCTCCAGGTAAGAGGATGGGCCATGCAGGGGCCATCATAGAGGGCGGTGCAGGAACCGCGCAGAGTAAAAGGGAGGCCCTTGAAGCCGCAGGTGCAGTGGTTGTTGACAGGCCATCCGCCATAGTCAGGGAACTCAGGCGCATGGAGGGGGCTCTCTGA
- a CDS encoding pantoate kinase — MKPSVFVPAHITGFFEVVRVDDPLRTGSRGAGVVLDRGVETSIKVRGSEDKTVVRVNGKKENGESVSLRSLEILREITGFREGVSIHHRVDVPIGCGFGASAACALGSVLAVVRELELPVTVNTAGSVAHRAEVELGTGLGDLIAEMTGGIVIRTREGPPGYGRTDRITDRGLYVLTETLGELDTASVIRDETKVGEINRMGAGMIRRLLREPTPRMFMELSREFATGTSLITPELREPLEALSEGTLGASMAMLGNTVFALSEDPDAGGDDVYGIDFSGARFL, encoded by the coding sequence ATGAAGCCCTCAGTCTTTGTCCCAGCACATATAACCGGATTCTTTGAGGTTGTAAGGGTCGATGATCCCCTGAGAACAGGTTCCAGGGGCGCCGGGGTCGTCCTTGACCGTGGAGTTGAAACCTCCATAAAGGTCAGGGGTTCCGAAGATAAAACGGTTGTAAGGGTCAACGGAAAGAAAGAAAACGGGGAATCAGTTAGCCTGCGTTCCCTTGAAATACTAAGGGAAATAACAGGATTCAGGGAGGGTGTGAGCATACACCACAGGGTTGATGTCCCCATAGGGTGTGGTTTCGGGGCATCCGCGGCCTGCGCCCTGGGAAGTGTCCTTGCAGTTGTAAGGGAACTTGAACTCCCTGTCACGGTCAACACTGCAGGTTCAGTGGCCCACAGGGCCGAGGTGGAACTTGGAACAGGACTGGGGGACCTGATAGCCGAGATGACCGGCGGGATAGTCATAAGAACCAGGGAGGGCCCGCCTGGATACGGGAGGACAGACCGGATCACTGACAGGGGCCTCTATGTCTTAACAGAGACCCTTGGGGAGCTTGACACGGCATCGGTCATCCGTGATGAAACAAAGGTTGGGGAGATAAACCGGATGGGTGCCGGGATGATCCGGAGACTCCTCAGGGAGCCGACACCTAGGATGTTCATGGAACTCTCCCGTGAGTTTGCCACAGGAACCTCACTCATAACCCCTGAACTCAGAGAACCCCTGGAGGCCCTCTCTGAGGGGACGCTGGGGGCATCCATGGCGATGCTGGGTAACACGGTATTCGCCCTGTCAGAAGACCCTGATGCCGGGGGCGATGATGTGTATGGAATTGACTTTTCAGGTGCAAGGTTTCTGTGA
- a CDS encoding 3-dehydroquinate synthase II, which produces MKFAWLMAPDTYWDEKKAFITAALESGIDHIVDTSDAERIKKLGSLTLISPEEEADIVLIGKDGEGDGTLELPETLDYSRDLEMAAELKSGGKEVAAYVEIRSKAHEELARKLGRIVDYLILVGEDWKIIPLENIIADLQEEDVKLVAAVADADEARVALETLEHGTDGVLIEPVDISQIKAIAELLEEIESETYELKSATVTRVEPLGSGDRVCVDTCSMMDVGEGMLVGSYSQGLFLVHSESLESEYVASRPFRVNAGPVQAYVMIPGGRTKYLSELETGDEVLIVDRNGRSRTAVVGRVKIEKRPLMLVEAEYEGVKVRTLLQNAETIRLVNDRGEPVSVSELSEGDKVLVYFEDSARHFGMAITETIIEK; this is translated from the coding sequence ATGAAATTCGCATGGCTGATGGCCCCCGACACCTACTGGGATGAGAAGAAGGCCTTCATAACAGCAGCCCTCGAATCAGGGATAGACCACATAGTGGACACCTCTGATGCCGAGAGGATAAAGAAGCTTGGAAGCCTAACTCTGATATCACCTGAGGAAGAGGCAGACATAGTACTCATTGGAAAGGATGGGGAGGGCGACGGAACCCTGGAACTCCCCGAGACCCTTGATTACTCAAGGGACCTTGAAATGGCAGCTGAGCTTAAATCCGGGGGTAAGGAGGTTGCGGCCTACGTTGAGATAAGGAGCAAGGCCCACGAGGAACTTGCAAGGAAACTGGGCCGTATCGTGGACTACCTCATACTCGTGGGTGAGGACTGGAAGATCATCCCCCTTGAGAACATAATAGCGGATCTCCAGGAAGAGGACGTTAAACTGGTCGCGGCGGTGGCAGATGCCGATGAGGCGAGGGTTGCCCTTGAAACCCTTGAACATGGAACCGACGGTGTGCTCATAGAACCGGTGGACATCTCACAGATAAAGGCCATAGCAGAGCTCCTCGAGGAGATTGAAAGTGAAACCTATGAACTCAAGTCCGCCACGGTAACCAGGGTTGAGCCCCTGGGCTCCGGTGACAGGGTCTGCGTGGACACCTGCTCAATGATGGACGTCGGTGAGGGTATGCTGGTGGGCAGCTACTCACAGGGTCTCTTCCTGGTGCACAGCGAGTCCCTTGAAAGCGAGTATGTGGCTTCAAGGCCCTTCCGCGTGAACGCCGGGCCTGTCCAGGCCTACGTCATGATACCCGGTGGCAGGACAAAGTACCTCTCTGAACTTGAAACCGGGGATGAGGTCCTTATCGTTGACCGGAATGGGAGGTCAAGGACCGCGGTTGTCGGCCGGGTTAAGATCGAGAAGAGGCCCCTGATGCTTGTTGAGGCAGAGTACGAGGGCGTGAAGGTGAGGACACTCCTGCAGAACGCCGAGACAATAAGGCTGGTGAATGATAGGGGTGAGCCTGTATCTGTGAGTGAGCTCAGTGAGGGTGATAAGGTACTTGTCTACTTTGAGGACTCTGCAAGGCACTTCGGTATGGCCATAACAGAGACCATAATCGAGAAATGA
- the aroD gene encoding type I 3-dehydroquinate dehydratase — translation METMICVPIFERTCEAVIKSAERAIEAGADILELRIDALKGASGAEVKGVIEDIGFPVIATNRSPTEGGHFSGTETERIELLSSAAEVALYVDVELSTDPEYIERVTAVAAGSIISYHNFTGTPSLEALLRIVRMEKEFGDIAKVAVMPRNMADTIVVLQLLSVEDNTIAISMGEAGKYTRVAAALFGAPITFASADRSTAPGQMDVRITRKMIDELMPED, via the coding sequence ATGGAAACCATGATCTGTGTCCCCATCTTTGAAAGGACATGTGAAGCTGTTATCAAATCCGCAGAAAGGGCCATAGAGGCCGGAGCCGATATCCTGGAGCTCAGAATAGACGCCCTCAAAGGGGCATCGGGGGCTGAGGTGAAAGGGGTCATAGAGGATATTGGCTTTCCTGTAATAGCAACAAACAGGTCCCCCACGGAGGGGGGCCACTTCAGTGGCACTGAAACTGAAAGGATAGAACTCCTGAGCTCCGCTGCCGAGGTGGCCCTCTATGTTGATGTTGAACTCAGCACCGACCCTGAGTACATCGAGAGGGTCACGGCAGTTGCCGCCGGGAGCATCATATCCTACCATAACTTCACCGGGACACCATCACTTGAGGCCCTTCTGAGGATAGTCCGGATGGAGAAGGAATTTGGGGACATTGCAAAGGTGGCGGTCATGCCCCGGAACATGGCAGACACCATCGTGGTTCTCCAGCTGCTCTCGGTGGAAGACAATACAATAGCAATATCCATGGGGGAAGCCGGGAAATACACGAGGGTCGCAGCTGCCCTCTTCGGTGCCCCAATAACCTTTGCATCAGCGGACCGTTCAACAGCACCAGGACAGATGGACGTCCGTATCACCAGGAAAATGATTGATGAACTCATGCCGGAGGATTGA
- a CDS encoding S24/S26 family peptidase codes for MKKVLIILAVLVIAFAGAFYYTENANSVDITIKTDGVNITVEADTIFFQKTPPEMEQKIGEYMADVINDPDSTVETIKANVTEIAKSYGYSKVDVTIESQFGVDQLPMPAVVSGDSMYPTLRDGQELIVLKTDDYKVGDIVIAKHPEYGLIVKRVGKIEPTRVYLMSDNKKVERIYTPTSVIVRTPLNTWVPKSAIVGVVKKY; via the coding sequence ATGAAGAAGGTTCTGATTATCCTTGCAGTGCTTGTCATCGCTTTTGCAGGTGCATTTTACTATACTGAGAACGCCAATTCGGTTGATATCACAATAAAGACTGACGGGGTTAACATCACGGTCGAGGCAGACACCATATTCTTCCAGAAAACTCCACCTGAGATGGAGCAGAAGATCGGTGAATACATGGCGGACGTCATCAACGACCCTGACAGTACCGTTGAAACGATAAAGGCCAATGTCACAGAGATAGCAAAGAGTTACGGCTACAGTAAGGTTGATGTGACCATTGAGTCACAGTTCGGTGTTGACCAGCTCCCCATGCCAGCCGTTGTGAGCGGTGACTCCATGTACCCGACGCTCAGAGATGGGCAGGAACTCATAGTGCTCAAGACAGACGACTACAAGGTTGGGGATATAGTTATAGCCAAGCACCCAGAGTATGGCCTCATCGTGAAGAGGGTGGGTAAGATAGAGCCCACCAGGGTGTACCTAATGAGTGACAACAAGAAGGTTGAGCGCATCTACACACCAACATCGGTGATTGTCAGGACACCACTCAACACATGGGTTCCGAAGTCAGCCATTGTGGGTGTTGTGAAGAAGTACTGA
- the hmgA gene encoding hydroxymethylglutaryl-CoA reductase (NADPH), giving the protein MSLMDDLLEGKIKLYEIERHVPVDEAVRIRREFIERVSGARLEHVSHYTIDMDRASRRNIENPIGAVQIPLGVAGPLLVKGEHADGEYYVPLATSEGALVASVNRGCSVITGCGGASVRITGDSMTRAPVIRTGSVVEALKLREWIQENIDALREEAESTTRHGKLIKIDPIIVAGPYVYPRFVYTTGDSMGMNMVTIATEKALELLTEETGAHVIALSGNLCTDKKPASINLVEGRGKSISAEVTVPGEMVERVLKTTPEAVVEVNTAKNLLGSALAGSMGFNAHYANIIGAIFLATGQDEAHIVEGSLGVTVAEEKNGDLYFSVNLPDVPLATVGGGTGLETASECLDIMGVRGSGGVHEFAEIVGGAVLAGELSLMGALAAGHLARAHSELGRG; this is encoded by the coding sequence ATGTCACTCATGGATGACCTCCTTGAGGGTAAGATAAAGCTCTATGAAATTGAAAGGCACGTACCTGTTGATGAGGCTGTCAGGATAAGAAGGGAGTTCATTGAGAGGGTCTCAGGTGCCAGACTTGAGCATGTATCCCACTATACAATTGACATGGATAGGGCGTCAAGGAGGAACATTGAAAACCCCATAGGCGCCGTTCAGATTCCCCTGGGGGTTGCTGGGCCACTGCTGGTTAAGGGTGAACATGCAGACGGCGAGTATTATGTACCCCTTGCAACCTCAGAGGGTGCACTGGTGGCCTCTGTGAACAGGGGTTGCTCGGTGATCACAGGGTGCGGGGGTGCATCTGTCAGAATAACCGGTGACTCTATGACAAGGGCCCCTGTAATAAGGACTGGTTCTGTTGTTGAGGCCTTAAAGCTCAGGGAATGGATCCAGGAGAACATTGATGCCCTCAGGGAGGAGGCGGAGTCAACAACGAGGCACGGAAAACTCATAAAGATAGATCCCATCATCGTGGCGGGGCCCTACGTTTACCCCAGGTTCGTCTACACAACAGGTGATAGCATGGGGATGAACATGGTCACCATCGCCACAGAGAAGGCCCTTGAGCTCCTCACAGAGGAGACAGGCGCCCATGTGATTGCCCTGAGCGGAAACCTCTGCACCGACAAGAAACCAGCATCCATAAACCTGGTTGAGGGTCGGGGTAAGAGCATCAGTGCAGAGGTAACTGTACCCGGGGAGATGGTTGAGAGGGTCCTCAAGACAACACCAGAGGCTGTTGTTGAGGTTAACACCGCAAAGAACCTCCTGGGATCAGCCCTCGCTGGGAGCATGGGATTCAATGCCCACTACGCCAACATAATAGGCGCCATATTCCTTGCAACTGGACAGGATGAGGCCCATATTGTTGAAGGTAGCCTCGGGGTTACCGTTGCAGAGGAGAAAAACGGTGACCTTTACTTCTCAGTCAACCTCCCTGATGTGCCCCTCGCAACTGTTGGTGGTGGCACGGGACTTGAGACGGCATCCGAGTGTCTTGATATCATGGGTGTCCGGGGTTCAGGGGGTGTACATGAGTTTGCAGAGATCGTTGGGGGAGCTGTCCTTGCAGGTGAACTATCCCTCATGGGTGCCCTTGCAGCAGGTCACCTTGCACGTGCGCACAGTGAACTGGGGAGGGGTTAG
- a CDS encoding histidinol phosphate phosphatase domain-containing protein, with amino-acid sequence MRKRIDLHTHSLLSDGELLPSELARRACVLGHEAIAITDHIDASNINTITSLIDAVEDIGDNWDIRVIPGAEITHAPVEIIEKLAVRARGLGAEIIVVHGETIVEPVIPGTNHVAVSCPEVDILAHPGLITVDDAELARENGVTLELSARKGHCLGNGHVAGVAREVGVPVVIDTDTHAPGDLLDYDMARRVGLGAGLDESEVEEALVKNPRKLLKGNGII; translated from the coding sequence ATCAGAAAGAGGATCGATCTTCACACCCACAGCCTCCTGAGTGACGGTGAGCTCCTGCCATCTGAACTTGCAAGGAGGGCATGTGTCCTGGGACATGAGGCCATAGCCATCACAGACCACATAGACGCCTCGAATATAAACACCATAACATCCCTAATAGACGCGGTTGAGGATATCGGAGATAACTGGGACATCAGGGTCATACCGGGGGCTGAGATAACACATGCGCCTGTTGAGATAATTGAAAAGCTTGCAGTGAGGGCAAGGGGCCTGGGGGCTGAGATCATAGTTGTGCACGGGGAAACAATCGTTGAACCTGTGATTCCCGGCACCAATCATGTGGCTGTTAGCTGCCCGGAGGTTGATATACTGGCCCACCCTGGCCTCATAACGGTGGATGATGCTGAACTTGCCCGTGAGAATGGTGTTACACTTGAGCTAAGCGCAAGGAAGGGGCACTGCCTGGGTAACGGGCATGTTGCAGGTGTTGCCCGTGAGGTTGGGGTTCCAGTTGTCATTGACACCGACACCCATGCACCTGGTGACCTCCTTGACTATGACATGGCACGCCGCGTGGGTCTTGGAGCTGGACTCGATGAATCAGAGGTTGAGGAAGCCCTTGTTAAGAACCCCAGGAAACTTCTTAAGGGTAATGGCATTATATGA
- a CDS encoding 2-amino-3,7-dideoxy-D-threo-hept-6-ulosonate synthase, translating to MIGKRIRIERIINRKTDRTVIVPLDHGVSIGPVKGIIDMAGTIDEVASGGANAVLMHKGMVRSGHRGYGRDIGLIIHLSASTGLGPDPNHKVLVTSVEKALKLGADAVSVHVNVGSEREPEMLIKLGTVAEICDDWGMPLIAMMYPRGDRIKDEHDPEVVKLAARAGAELGADIIKTNYTGDPDTFREVVKGCPVPVVIAGGPKIETEEELLQMVRDSVDAGGAGVAIGRNIFQADSPADMTRAIAGIVHDGLEVEDAVRILRGGD from the coding sequence ATGATAGGCAAAAGGATTAGAATTGAGAGGATAATCAACAGAAAGACGGACAGGACTGTCATAGTACCCCTTGACCATGGGGTCTCAATTGGACCCGTTAAGGGGATAATAGACATGGCAGGGACCATTGATGAGGTGGCAAGCGGAGGAGCCAACGCCGTCCTCATGCACAAGGGGATGGTGAGGAGCGGACACAGGGGGTACGGGAGGGACATAGGCCTCATAATACACCTCTCCGCAAGCACGGGACTCGGCCCTGACCCCAACCATAAGGTGCTTGTCACCTCGGTTGAGAAGGCCCTCAAGCTGGGCGCCGATGCAGTATCAGTCCACGTGAACGTGGGATCCGAGAGGGAGCCCGAGATGCTCATAAAGCTCGGTACCGTGGCTGAGATCTGTGACGACTGGGGAATGCCACTCATAGCCATGATGTACCCCAGGGGTGACAGGATAAAGGACGAGCACGACCCTGAGGTTGTTAAGCTTGCAGCACGTGCAGGTGCAGAGCTGGGTGCAGATATAATAAAGACCAACTACACCGGTGACCCTGACACCTTCAGGGAGGTTGTGAAGGGCTGCCCTGTCCCTGTGGTGATAGCTGGGGGCCCGAAGATTGAGACAGAGGAGGAACTCCTCCAGATGGTCAGGGACTCCGTAGATGCAGGCGGTGCCGGTGTAGCCATTGGAAGGAACATCTTCCAGGCCGATTCCCCGGCAGATATGACCCGGGCCATTGCAGGTATAGTCCATGACGGCCTTGAAGTTGAGGATGCCGTCAGGATACTCAGGGGTGGCGACTGA
- a CDS encoding Ig-like domain-containing protein, with product MKHLWKLLIVLMVFALMGSSQAVHLGNRTYGYVEKDYYGDLNSNETIAVIIGVHPQESGIHNAVREKIQTSNLTKRYVLYSVHVTRDVNDYSRGRMNGQLLARDFVVPDIKNEKPMLVIDCHENHYHDSGYAYPRFLDIISENTATINYTDQIIARMNFLKIYRPPKPTSPQYVTIPIASQGYNTVIYETYFYDTYSRKLSDAGLLVKALDSLQRYTATGPSVTSSNPRWGGMTTRRPLIRVTFSGRITPGRYWNSITLRNQFGKTVRIKKWVSGNTLNVKPLSRLSGNRWYTLVVPAAALVDSPQKRWTLKFRTGRR from the coding sequence ATGAAGCATCTATGGAAACTTTTAATTGTTTTAATGGTCTTTGCCCTCATGGGATCCTCACAGGCCGTGCATCTTGGAAACAGGACCTACGGCTATGTCGAAAAGGATTACTATGGGGATCTCAACTCAAACGAAACCATTGCAGTCATCATAGGCGTCCACCCCCAGGAGTCAGGTATACACAACGCAGTGAGGGAGAAGATCCAGACATCTAACCTCACAAAGAGGTATGTCCTCTACAGTGTCCACGTAACCCGAGACGTGAATGATTACTCAAGGGGCCGTATGAACGGCCAGCTCCTTGCAAGGGACTTCGTAGTGCCTGATATAAAGAACGAGAAACCCATGCTCGTCATAGACTGCCATGAGAACCACTACCATGACAGTGGATACGCCTATCCACGATTCCTGGACATAATATCAGAGAACACCGCAACCATCAACTACACTGACCAGATAATAGCCCGCATGAATTTCCTGAAAATCTACAGACCCCCAAAACCAACAAGCCCCCAGTATGTTACAATACCAATAGCGTCACAGGGTTACAATACCGTGATCTATGAAACATACTTCTATGACACCTACTCAAGGAAACTCAGCGACGCGGGTCTTCTGGTAAAAGCACTTGACAGCCTCCAGAGATACACGGCAACCGGGCCCAGTGTAACCTCAAGCAATCCCAGATGGGGGGGTATGACCACAAGAAGGCCCCTCATCAGGGTCACATTCTCTGGTCGCATAACACCGGGCAGATACTGGAACAGCATAACACTCAGGAACCAGTTCGGGAAAACCGTGAGGATTAAAAAGTGGGTGAGTGGCAACACCCTCAATGTGAAACCCCTATCCAGACTCTCAGGAAACAGGTGGTACACCCTCGTGGTGCCCGCTGCAGCACTGGTGGATTCCCCCCAGAAGAGATGGACCCTGAAGTTCAGAACGGGGCGAAGGTGA